The genome window ATAGTTATTCAGTTCCTACTTTGATTGTTAAACTAAATAGAAATGAAATTCAATCACAAATTTTCAAGTAGGCACAAAAACAAACATGATCATGCTTCTTTGTAAGTTACTGtcaatttttcttgttcttcctccaATCTAATTCAGTTACAAAAGTTTGTTAATAAATTTGCTCATGCTATCCAGCAATAACACTCTGTAAATTCAGTGTAGGAATTCATTTTCAATCTTCAATCTATGGCAATAAGTATTTTGGTCATTATCATAGCTCTGGACAAAGTTACATATATTGATTTGATACCAGTATCAACAACTTGTTGGACTAGTACAGTACCAAGATACCAAGTGGTATACTGATTTGTGCTAGTTGTGAATACCTGAAGAACATAATAAAAACCAAGTGGTAATGAGTTGTCTGGTCCTCATCAGTGCATGGTCAGACTGCTAACTCTCTGGTACATAAACGATCTAACCCTGTTGAGCATTATCAGACTAACACATTTACCATGACCTAAAGAAGCTTGCCTGATTATATGATGCACAGATGGCTGATGAGTGGCCTTGATGTAATTTGTGGTTCAATAATTGCCACAAACACCAACTTACTATCCTTACATGATATTAACTGAAGACAAATGGATCAGTGAATATAAAAAATCTATAAACTGTACCTATATGGGTGACAAAATAATTGATGTTGGTATAACATATTTTCAGTATAATTTTCTAGAAACAGACACATTCTAATATCCAAGCTAGTAATTCCTACTTTTCTTAattgtttaaatttttattaaatgACGCTTCTCTGTCTCCATTTTCTGTTCCTCTAAGTAAGAACCTCGGCAATGATAAAAGCAGGGATGAGGTTTATGAGAAATGCGATACTTTGGCAAATAACTGCACTAGTGCTTGACTTTGCCACTGTTGGTCAACTGTCAGTGATAATATTTTATAGAATTTATGAAGATAGTAGTGGTTGTTGAAAGTGATACAGCTAAAAACAAGCTAGGTCATTATCATGACAAGTCTATCCATGTTCATTCATGATGTATCCTAAGATCATATAGGCCATTTTGGCAAGCTTGTTATTTCAAATCATCTGAAGAATTGAAGTAGATAGAATTTATAATACCCATATGAAAATTTATGATTTCAGATAATTTTGTTCATTGCATACCAGAGGTGTCTCTTGGGAAGAAAAATCATCTGCAGGAAGTTCCCTGTCATGCATCACTTCCAACAAATCAGCAGGAATTCTGTCTGGAACCAAGGAATTTGATATTCTGGGCTCTGAAGGGAAGTTTACACTCTCTGCATGAGGAGTTGAAGGTGCAGTGTATGACTTTGTTCTACTTGATTTGTCACCATCTGAACTCATCAATGTTGTCAACCCGCTATCTCGTTTCTGGAAGAAAAAAATTCAATCAAGCATGCAGTGAAAGATAGAATAATAGTAATATAACATCAGCCTACTATCAATTTCAACTAGCCGTAACTGCTAAAAATGGAGTATTTAGACATCTACAACCAAATGTCTCTTGTGACACAAACCTATGTGATAAGGCCATGAATGTGCTCTAACTATATGTCATTCACCCTTTATCATCGTGAATGTCTGCTGATATACTTTTTCATCATTATCATATTGCTTCTGTTCCTGATACAAATTGATTGTTCTATTGCTTACCGTATAGTATGACATCATTAAAATGTGTGTGAAGTCCACTACCTGATGGTAAAGAATATCATGTACTgaaaatttatataaattatgttCTGCAAGGAACACAACTTGAAAAGTTCATAGCAAGAAGCATCTACACAGCAAGGCATACCCGTATCTTGAACCAGTTTAGGAGTCCAtgttttctgttctttttctcttcctttgaAGCATCATCATTAGTTTCACCAAATCCTTCCAGGGGAGCATAAAAGACACCATTTTCATTATCTAATATCATATCTCGCCTTCGATATGGGAGATAAGCAAGCTGCAGGATCACATAATTGCCTAAATTAGGACATAATAGGACCAGTGGAAAAAGGTAATAGGGTATCAGTGGATATTTGGAACAGAATAATAAGAAGTTGATAGTAGATTATCTATTCAAGAATTCATGTGGACAAATTAAAACCGAACCTCCTCCTCTCCAAAAGAATGTCTTCGCCTTGGACCAGCACGTTGAGGAAATCTTGGAGATTGGTTTGCTTTTGTAGAGACCAGAATTAATTTTGTTAAACGTTGTATCCTTCCCAGTAAAGCAGCTttagcttcttcttcttgttccagCCTCGACTGTAACTTGACATGACCATCTTCTAGCTTTTCATGTTAAACATTTGCACTAATCAAATTGGCAATGAACACTAAAGAACTTTAACTTTTACAAATATTCTAAAAAATTATTGGAACTGTAATCCCATGTAggcagtcaaataaaatatgctaatGCATTAGTGGTAAAAGTCCAGACTTAAAAAATAGTATGAAATTGGGGCCATACTAGCTGGTACTCTGGTAGCATACCAGTGCAGTGACAATCGAAATTGGTGCCATAATGACCCCGATACAGTACCAAAATTGATACCTGACAGAGACTTAATATCTTGTTGCAAACTATGATGTGAAATCATGAAGTGTCATTTGTGTAGCAGGTAAGTATAGAAACAACAAAATGTATGCACTGAACATCATGTAATGTCTCAAAATGAACAGGTTCATCAAGTTCAGATGTTACTTTATAAGCAAAGGGGAAATTACCTTACATGTGGTGCAAAAGTATGCAATGATGACCTACCTTTTGTTTTAGAAGAAAAATGTCATTTTCTCCAGAATCCTTTTGTGGAACAACTGTCACAATGCCTCTCTTTAACTGTTCTAGCTCTTGCTTTAAGCAACGGATCTCATTTTGGTACTTCTTTATTAGAGACTTTTCATCTATTATCTGCATCAATAAGCAGAACCATAAGGCAAGGATATAGATGAAAGCAATCAAAATGTGAATGAACTGTAAGGTTAGGCACACAAGGTACAATATTTGATAGATTATTAAGTCCACTCTTATGAAGATGAAAATTATTCTTAAATTATTAAGCATCTACTTGGGTCAGATGAAAACATACCTTATTTTGTGAAGCTTGGATCTCAATGCATTTAGCACGATGAGCAAACTTCAGTGTATTATGTGTCTCTTCTGCATTGCTTGATGATGGAGTCACTGTACAGATGAGCTAAATAACAGGACAAATAAATTCAGAACTGGTCCATTAAGTTACTGATCTTAGAAAAACTTGTACAGTAACATTAACTTACGGAAACACGCCCTTGACCACTTAAAGAAGATTGGAGGAGTCGAGTTAATTTGGAATCTCTGTAGGGGATATGTGTAGCTTTCCCATCAGTTAATTTTGCAATTACCTGAAAAAGGTAGTGGTTCAGTAATTTTACTGGAAGATCTTGATAAATAAAGAGTGAATTTGTCCAACATTGATAACACGATGTAACAAAGAATTTTACAATATATCATAGAGGACAGGCCTTGGTACAATAGTAAGATTGCTCCTTTGCCACCTGAGGGACCAGGGTTCAAGTCACAGAAACAacctttttaaaatatttaaaagcaAGACTGCATATATTAACCCACCCCAGACCCCACATTGACGGGAGCCTCGTGCACTGGGTACACCCTTTTTATCATAGAGTTTAGTAGGTCATGCTGAATTAATGATTCCAATTCAATTCATGTTTATAAACTATCATGTAAAACACAACTATGATGAAAGAACTAGTAAAATTTCAACTAAAACTAGATCGATATGAAGAATAAAGGGTAACTTAGCGGGTTGAATAGAGGTTTgccctatttctttcttccccttctgcctcttctttcaccttctccctctttcttctccctcaatCACCGTCgactccctctttcttctccctcggtcaccgtcgACGATAATAGCCTCAATCGACGGTACCGCTCagtaaggttcgcaataccgtaccgtaccggtatttcaatctgggctcggtaccggtatggtacagtGTACCGAGtggtgtagcactgctacagtgctactgtagcactgctacagtgcggaccgataccaggcggtccgcataccgctggcctgtcagatcggtacgtaccgcccgtatcgggcggtatcaTTCAGTATTACAAACCTTGGTATAAAATGAACATGATGCAACCCAAAGACAAGTAATTTTACCATGTTGGTGCAATTATGTTTATGCGCACATGATTATTACCTACACCTTTTTTATCTTAGCATTTCATTCTAAATAAATGAAATCAAACCAAGGATAGACAAGGACAAGTGACAACCATATAAAATGAAACTCCTAGGTTGAATCATAGGATACCAATCTCTGCAAGATTCATCATCAAATTACTGCCCTTGGAAGATTTTGGTGACCTGTGTCATCATGTCAGATAGATTGCTTTCTCAACATATGGCTTGTTCATGAGTGATGATTGGAGAAATTTGCTAGCATCACACAAagaatctaagaattcttttaaaatCATTTACCAAGGATTTTCCTTAATAAAACATTTAGCTCTCAACTTTAAACTGCTCTGTCCATGTACTAACATTTAGTGTTAGCAGATGATGTTGCTATCCATGTATCCTGATTAGCCTAGGAATTTGTCATATAATGTTGATATAATTAGAGATTACCCTGGCATAATATTGGGAACATTGATAGATATATCACCTACCCACATCTAACACGGAAAAGAAGTGGTGATAACTATCAACTTATCCTCTGAATCTATAATCTCCTTAAGGCCTATGACATATTTGTGGAAGTACACGATTAACAAGACCATAGGACATTGGGTTGATCTGTCTCCTCCCAATTACCTCAAGAGTACAATAACTTATTTATAGCTGGAGCATCCAGCTTATACTAGCACTCATCTTTTTAGCCCATCCAACATAGGAGTGCAACCTTATATCAAATACAACAGCATATCGACTTCCTCTTATATCTAATGGTTTTAGGTCTTCCATAATCAACACGACCATCTTTGTTCTGATGTCTTCCTATATCAACAGTGATTTGCATCTTTCTTAGTAAACTCTAGCAAAATATCTCATATTACAAACAGAAAGCATGTAAAGTATTGCAATCACATCCTTGTTATTCAACTGGTGATAACTAAACAAGGCCTAAGAATGAAGAATTTAAAATCATCCACCTACCATCAGTCTGACAAGGGTACTAAGCCTCAAATTCACATCAtcatgatgcaaatctaaaagtcaAAAATAAAGTCCAACATGCTAACCTGAATTTCCTGCGGTGCCCTAATTCTGTAAGAAGGCCTCAAAATGAACAATTTTGGTTCTACAGTTACCTCTTAGATATTATTTCATAGGCTTCAACCGAATTGTTCAACTATTGCTGAATATCACTTTGAAACCCAATTATATTTAGGGGGAAATCATTTGGTTGCATGAAATGCTTCATTGCCTCCTATATATTAATCTTTAAGCCCAATCATTCCTTAACTTCAGAAATGCATGTGGGGAGTTCCTTTCAAATTTTTTGTCATAAATTTTAAAACCCATCCAGGAAGAAAATTATGGTCATCAAACTTGTAAGGTCAAGAAGTTCTTGTGTCATGTGTGACTTAAAATGGCAGTATCTTTTAGGAAGAGACTAAGATTTGCTTTTCCTTGCACACCTACCCTTTCTTGCAAATATGATCGTCCCAATCCCTTTGATACACCCAAAGTGTTATAAATCATTTTATGAAGGTCATCATGTTCTCAAATGTTTGAAACTCCACTCGATCCATGTATAGGATACTGAATCTCATCATTACTCCTCACCATTCTTGTCTTAACCTGCCTTTGCACAAGATCCTTCTATCTAAGCAGTTGTTCCCTTTTCTAAGGTCTTTaacttctaataatttttttaaatagatTGTCTTAATAAACCATGCAGtagaaaattttcacttctcagctGCATAAAAGAACAAACTGGCAGaaggaaaaaaatcaaagataaaaaacaaaaaaatagaatACTGACCAGAAAAAAGTATAGACCTTCGCTTTGATATATATGAGAAAACCTAGGACCAATAGTAGTCAAAAAGGGTACCTTGATCTCAAAGAGATGTTAAATCATAATAGAAAGAAGGCCTTTCAATGTCACTGAAAAATGTGTCTCAACTTGAAAGATAATGTAAAGACAATTGTTTCACATAAATCAGTAGAATTTCAAAATCAGGAAGCAGAGAAGGAAGAGAGAATGACAATGATTAAGCAAGATAATATCAGCTAAAAGAGATAATAATAGTGGAGAGAATAGAGAAGATAAGGATAGATCACCATAGTGATGGAAAATAGAAAGGGAAATCAAAGTTATTCTTCCCCAAGAAAAGTGTAACTAAGAAAAGTTGCTGTCCCTTCTCACAAATCCTAATAATACCCAGAAGAGAGAATAGCAATGAGAGGTTGGAGGTTGTATGGCATAAGAAAACATAAAGTGACAAGTTTTGCATAAATGCCTCAACTACATAATTGGGCATTAGCAACTGCTTCTTCATATGATCCCAACACACCACAAAGATgacataaaaaaggaaaaaaaatgaaaatatagttTGGTGGGATCGACAAAAGAAACTGTTAAATTAGTGTCAAAAAATCTAGACTATTGCCTCAATATAATTTAAATCTCGGAACTCTATAGAAACTAGACAAACAATTGTTCTCCCTAGACATCAATCCAACCGACACAAACTATCTAGTTTTTTTCAACATATAAGGCACATCCATCATTCCTTTTTTGTAGTATGGCAGCAATATTACCATACACAGACTGACAGAGTTTTCCTTTtgagaaaaaaaggagaagaatcaGTAGaacaagagaaaaaggaaaatccTTTATGAAAGTTTTAGGAAACGAAGACCATATATGACCAGGTCAACAAAAGGATTGGATTGATGGATCTTGAATAAAATAGTAACATAGCCTAAAGAAAACATAATGGCAAGAAAAAATCTATCTTGGGGATGACTTCCTATTTTTTGTTCAATCAGCTAGTTTCACCAAAGGTCCTTGCATGAAGTTAACAAGTATGCTTTTTGCCATTGATGAAATCACAAACATATATGCCCCTGGATAAATTAGTTTCATTCATTTATTCCAATAGTGATAAAACTATGGAGATCAGGTTTCCTTAGCAAGAAATCAAATACCTTACCAGAACCTAGTTGGACCAATACACCTTGGTACTACCGAGAATTATAAAAGATTGTTTAAAATGTCAGTAATACAGATACCTTAGTCGATATGGACCACTATTCATATTCATGTTCCTTGGCCTGCTCCAATCATGAAGCTCAGTGTTATCTATGATGAATGCATTTACTACATGACTAATTCacaacaggagagaaaatgatTACTAATGTCAGTGACACACATTCATGGCCATCAAAAGAAGAGAACtgaaaaatagaaatgtaaaaatTCTAGCACACAcagatattaaaaaattaatattatgaaGCAATTATTCTAAGGTCTCACAGTTCCAAGAGTCAATAGGCTTTTATTTATATAAGCTCCCTCTTTCCGACGGACTCCAGTAGTTTCAGCCCTCGAGCTCTCAGAACCTGCGAGATCGATGAGGTTCTGCATTCCCAAGTGAAAAAGAACGAAGAATTACATAAGCAAACCATCAATTGATGAACTAGTGACAAAAGAAGGCATacagcaagaccaagaaattccaGCATCTATGTTAGAAAAAGAAGTCTATGCTAGAAGCTTTTGTATGATGAAGCAATAGAGGATGAGAAAGCAACTACACAAATTTTAAGGCTGAGTGAGATAAACTTACAAGCTGGGAAAAATTAACTGCTCCACCTTCACCGCACTCATCACAAGGGCTACTCTCTATTGTCTGTTGGAAAGCCATAAATTTAAGTAACAAAATATAAGTCTGTAATTACTTGAATTACTGAATTAATCTGTTTAAGACTGTGATTATTGGTTCAAAAATGATTTTAAAGAGGCATACTAAATGATTTTCTATTCAAGGCTAATAAATATGACACCAGAAAGTATAAATGTAGATGCAAATTTCAACAAGTTGACTATGCAAGGCAGCAACAATGCAGAGTTAAATGTCGGAGGCACAAGATGCAACTGAAAATATGGGGAATTCCAGAACTAAAGAATTTCTTAATTgataagcacttgtattgtaaCTAACATATACATGTTGCACTATATTTACAAATTAGTTGGTGAAGCATGAAAAGTCAAAATGTCTGTATTAAAGATGAACTAGGAAGAATTTGTATAGATCTCGTTATTGAAATCTATAGCTCATTTAAGTGCAGTATAAGTACCAGCATCAAAATTGTAGGACTTTGGCTGCTTAGTAAAAGATACATGTTGCACTATATTTACAAATTAGTTGGTGAAGCATGAAAAGTCAAAATGTCTGCATTAAAGATGAACTAGGAAGAATTTATTAGAACTCATTATTGAAATCTGTAGCTCATTTAAGTGCAGTATAAGTACCAGAGTGAAAATTGTATGACTTCGGCTGCTTAGTAAATTGAAGTTATTGGACCCAACATGTCTGTGCTCTGTAATCAACTCAAAAGTCACCATCATTAGCATAATAAAGATGCATCagaagcataaaaatgaaaatatataCGGTGCTTTGTAACTTCACAACCACGCATATAGTAAGAAAAACTTTTTTTCCATGTAATATACCTTAATCTGGTACAGGGATATAACTAAACAAGTTCTTATTTCAAATGGTCTAATTTCTAGTTGGCCACAATCTCCTACCTCCCATCACCTGCAATTGCTTCATCTCTTCTTGAGCCCTAATTTCTATGTGTtttccctctctccctctttgCATGACAGTGCAGTCATAATCCACTCTGTCGCCCACCCTCAGCAAACTACTACCGAATCAGTGGCCCACAGCCCAGCTCCTACAGCTTGCCTCCTACCATCCGCCACCGCCTCATCCACAGTATTTCTGTTTCTCCTCCTTTTCCTTGTTctgccttcttccttctcctccattcTCCTCCTTTATTCCTCCCCTCTCCCAATAGAACAATGCCTCAGTATATGCTgacgtaccatgtgttggtacatcgGCATGAATCAGACTCACGGCCATTATCCAGTAAGGGTTCTCGGtacaaaattacgaaccttgacCGGAAGTGTCTGACTTTGAAAGTTGACTGTCGTATCTAGAGGATAGGTTGATTACCCTAACTTGGATATTTGTCAAACTTTTTGAATGTAGATTTTAGTACAAATAAAATGTTGTGATAACCAATAAACCTCTTCAGATCCGAATATGTCCTGTTAAAGTATTTTCTGATAGATCACATTTTTACCACAATTGAATCTGAATTTTCATATGTATTTAGTAAAACTATTTTTCCATAATTATCCCAGAATTATTTTTGTTTATATGCTGAATCAAACACCACTATAGGCATCTAAATCTGATTGGCATGTCATCCCAACCAAAAAAAAAACCTAAGTTACAGCTAGATAAGAACGAGAAATGAACAGGAAAGGATATAAGATAACATCATGTTGAAAATGTAAATAGCTAACCATCTATGAGTCAGTATGCAAGAACAAATTGTGTATATGTATGTTGACCTATAAAAAAGTCAACTGTAAAGTTCACCTTCTCCAGCTGCTATAAGGGACAGTGCATGTGCAGGAGATAGGACAACCTCCTCCTTAATACCCTCAACAAATGTTCCCTGTAAGAAGTAACCATTAAGTCTACAGGACCTGTTACTGTCAATTTATAACAAATTTAGGAAACCTGTTGCAAGGCCTACGGACATCTAATTATAATAAGAGAATTCATAAGAGATGCAAAAGTTATTAAACTAAAAGTCTGTTTCTTCCTTCAAATATCTAAGAAAATCAGCCATGAAAACATATCTGTGAAAATTTTGGAAGCCACGTGGATGCTATGCTACTTGATGTGCTATTTGTTATATCAGCTCGATGGGCTGAAAAGCTAGTCCGTGGCA of Musa acuminata AAA Group cultivar baxijiao chromosome BXJ2-3, Cavendish_Baxijiao_AAA, whole genome shotgun sequence contains these proteins:
- the LOC135582469 gene encoding kinesin-like protein KIN-7D, chloroplastic isoform X3, whose amino-acid sequence is MGDQRSPGIIPLAVKDAFSIIQETPSREFLLRVSYLEIYNEVVNDLLNPAGQNLRIREDSQGTFVEGIKEEVVLSPAHALSLIAAGEEHRHVGSNNFNLLSSRSHTIFTLTIESSPCDECGEGGAVNFSQLNLIDLAGSESSRAETTGVRRKEGAYINKSLLTLGTVIAKLTDGKATHIPYRDSKLTRLLQSSLSGQGRVSLICTVTPSSSNAEETHNTLKFAHRAKCIEIQASQNKIIDEKSLIKKYQNEIRCLKQELEQLKRGIVTVVPQKDSGENDIFLLKQKLEDGHVKLQSRLEQEEEAKAALLGRIQRLTKLILVSTKANQSPRFPQRAGPRRRHSFGEEELAYLPYRRRDMILDNENGVFYAPLEGFGETNDDASKEEKKNRKHGLLNWFKIRKRDSGLTTLMSSDGDKSSRTKSYTAPSTPHAESVNFPSEPRISNSLVPDRIPADLLEVMHDRELPADDFSSQETPLTSIKTTDHVELLKEQLKILAGEVALNSSVLKRLSDEAAKNPKNEQIQMEMRKVSEEIKAKNQQIASLEKQMAKTVSLTQKRMGNSGISPSYAELLEQLNEKSLELEVKTADNSIIQDQLQQKIFECEEMQETITSLKQQLAQSLEMKDSSTRVKSEYLFEETSITESTPSRDISAELLPHANLVSEVEELKRKVSELSEAKSQLEARNQKLVEESAYAKGLASAAGVELKALSEEVTKLMNHNERLAAELASMKNSAQRRASSGPKNTRRDSHIKRHEPTVKKEVTSSNERELQAALVEKEQREAELQKKVEESKQREAFLENELANMWILVAKLKNSRGTEPEVLDSNP